The proteins below are encoded in one region of Fulvia fulva chromosome 9, complete sequence:
- a CDS encoding DNA primase small subunit encodes MPHAVSPEREPNATPEDATLPDAPAYNGEEKENEDVDMADSPKANAPQTTKGLDDMFDDDDDDDEFSSSAATRPEDSSQPQPQAPSAKRPVVEEETLRQFYQRLCPFRQLFQWLNHSATPQPDFQNREFSFWLPGNRVIRYLSFPSADLLRKQVVQMCPERFEIGPQYTINPKDRKTLKKASAFRPVMKELVFDIDMTDYDPIRTCCQGTKICNKCWQFIVMAIKVVDTALREDFGFQHIMWVYSGRRGAHAWISDKRAREMDDSKRKAIANYLEVLRGNENGKRMGLRRPLHPHVDRSLKLLTPYFQNDVLAEQDPWQSAEQAEKLLNLIPDKSLADALKKKWDVSADRTSSQKWADIDALAEAGSLSTLNPRQLVDVKQDIRLEYTYPRLDAEVSKKLNHLLKSPFVVHPGTGRVCVPIDIRRLEDFDPFEVPTVTQLLDEIDQWETKQGAGMSDEDKAKVQDWQKTSLKPYVEYFRGHVAALLKEESRGKREREDDGMEF; translated from the coding sequence ATGCCTCACGCAGTCTCGCCCGAGCGCGAACCAAACGCGACACCAGAAGATGCAACACTTCCAGACGCGCCAGCATACAACGGCGAGGAAAAGGAAAACGAAGATGTCGACATGGCCGATTCTCCCAAGGCCAATGCACCGCAGACTACAAAAGGCCTTGACGACATGTTCGACGACGATGATGATGACGACGAGTTCTCCTCTAGCGCCGCGACACGACCCGAAGACAGCTCCCAACCACAACCGCAAGCACCTTCAGCGAAACGGCCAGTTGTCGAGGAAGAGACCCTCAGACAATTCTACCAACGATTATGTCCCTTCCGACAACTCTTCCAATGGCTCAATCACTCAGCAACACCACAGCCAGACTTCCAGAATCGCGAATTCTCCTTCTGGCTGCCAGGAAACCGCGTCATTCGATACCTGTCCTTCCCCTCTGCAGATCTGCTGAGGAAACAAGTAGTCCAGATGTGCCCGGAGCGTTTCGAAATTGGACCGCAATACACCATAAATCCGAAAGACCGCAAGACGCTGAAGAAGGCATCGGCGTTCCGGCCTGTCATGAAAGAGCTCGTCTTCGATATCGATATGACAGATTATGATCCGATCCGAACATGTTGTCAGGGAACTAAGATCTGTAACAAATGCTGGCAGTTCATCGTTATGGCGATCAAGGTGGTTGACACAGCATTGCGGGAGGACTTTGGCTTCCAGCACATCATGTGGGTCTACTCGGGACGAAGAGGTGCACACGCGTGGATCAGTGACAAGAGAGCGCGAGAGATGGACGATAGCAAGAGAAAAGCCATTGCAAACTATCTCGAAGTGCTTCGCGGCAATGAGAACGGCAAGAGAATGGGTCTGCGCAGACCACTACACCCGCATGTCGACAGAAGCTTGAAGCTCTTGACGCCATACTTCCAAAACGACGTACTCGCGGAGCAGGACCCCTGGCAATCAGCTGAGCAAGCCGAGAAGCTACTGAACCTCATCCCAGACAAGTCACTGGCAGACGCCTTGAAGAAAAAATGGGACGTCTCAGCAGACCGTACCTCAAGCCAAAAGTGGGCAGACATCGACGCATTAGCAGAAGCCGGCAGCCTCTCAACCCTAAACCCCCGACAACTAGTCGATGTCAAGCAAGACATCCGCCTGGAATACACCTACCCCCGCCTCGACGCCGAAGTCTCCAAGAAGCTCAATCATTTGCTCAAGTCGCCCTTCGTGGTACATCCTGGTACAGGACGAGTCTGTGTACCCATCGACATTCGAAGACTAGAAGATTTCGACCCTTTTGAAGTTCCGACTGTCACACAGCTGCTTGACGAGATCGATCAATGGGAGACGAAGCAGGGCGCTGGGATGAGTGATGAGGATAAAGCTAAGGTCCAGGATTGGCAGAAGACGAGCTTGAAGCCTTATGTGGAGTATTTTAGGGGACATGTTGCTGCTCTGTTGAAAGAGGAGAGTAGAGGGAAGCGGGAGCGGGAAGATGATGGGATGGAGTTCTGA